One window of Streptomyces sp. FIT100 genomic DNA carries:
- a CDS encoding peptide MFS transporter yields the protein MASSLTTNASPGTAGNEKTFLGHPRGLATLFFTEMWERFSYYGMRALLVLYLVSGGADAATGSQGGGLAMTAVTATAIYSVYVSMVYLMAMPGGWFGDRVWGARKTVTIAGFVIMAGHASLAVPGQAMFFVGLALVAVGSGLLKANISTMVGHLYNGPDDPRRDGGFTIFYIGINLGAFAAPLIVGTVGEKVNWHLGFALAAVGMGLGLACFLAFTKSLSPKSNVVPNPLTPQERTTLLTKVAVSAVLIAAFYGVVVALGIYTLNWALVPITLAGLIIPVAVLVRIKRDKDLDKVEQSKVSGYIWFFVAAAVFWMIYDQGGSTLSLFADGKTADSLFGMGFPATWFQSLNPLFIMALAPVFAWMWLALARRNKEPNTIVKFAMALVLVGASFFVFIVPMAMASDGTKVSPMWLVSIYMIQTIAELCLSPVGLSVTTKMAPQKYSSQMLGVWFLAVTAGDCTTGLLSLAGVDLNGTGIIALQAALAVVAGAAIWMYRKKVQELMGNVH from the coding sequence ATGGCGTCCAGCCTGACGACGAACGCCTCGCCCGGCACCGCCGGTAACGAGAAGACGTTCCTCGGCCACCCCCGCGGTCTGGCCACCCTCTTCTTCACCGAGATGTGGGAGCGCTTCTCCTACTACGGCATGCGTGCCCTTCTCGTCCTGTACCTGGTCTCCGGCGGTGCCGACGCCGCGACCGGCAGCCAGGGCGGCGGCCTCGCGATGACCGCGGTGACGGCGACGGCGATCTACTCCGTCTACGTCTCGATGGTCTACCTGATGGCCATGCCTGGCGGCTGGTTCGGTGACCGCGTTTGGGGCGCCCGAAAGACCGTCACCATCGCCGGATTCGTCATCATGGCGGGCCACGCCTCGCTGGCCGTGCCCGGCCAGGCGATGTTCTTCGTCGGCCTCGCGCTCGTCGCGGTCGGCTCCGGTCTGCTGAAGGCCAACATCTCCACGATGGTCGGCCACCTCTACAATGGTCCGGACGACCCGCGCCGTGACGGTGGCTTCACGATCTTCTACATCGGCATCAACCTCGGTGCGTTCGCGGCACCGCTCATCGTCGGCACCGTCGGCGAGAAGGTCAACTGGCACCTCGGCTTCGCCCTTGCCGCGGTCGGCATGGGTCTCGGACTCGCGTGCTTCCTGGCCTTCACCAAGAGCCTCAGCCCGAAGAGCAACGTCGTCCCGAACCCGCTGACCCCTCAGGAGCGCACGACGCTCCTCACCAAGGTCGCTGTCAGCGCCGTGCTCATCGCCGCGTTCTACGGCGTCGTGGTCGCCCTGGGCATATACACCCTGAACTGGGCACTGGTCCCGATCACCCTGGCCGGCCTGATCATTCCGGTCGCCGTGCTGGTCCGTATCAAGCGGGACAAGGACCTCGACAAGGTCGAGCAGTCCAAGGTCTCCGGCTACATCTGGTTCTTCGTCGCCGCGGCCGTCTTCTGGATGATCTACGACCAGGGTGGTTCGACCCTGTCGCTGTTCGCCGACGGCAAGACCGCCGACTCCCTGTTCGGCATGGGCTTCCCGGCCACCTGGTTCCAGTCGCTGAACCCGCTGTTCATCATGGCGCTGGCCCCGGTCTTCGCCTGGATGTGGCTGGCGCTGGCGCGCCGCAACAAGGAGCCCAACACCATCGTGAAGTTCGCGATGGCCCTGGTCCTGGTCGGCGCCTCGTTCTTCGTCTTCATCGTCCCGATGGCCATGGCGAGTGACGGCACCAAGGTCAGCCCGATGTGGCTGGTCTCGATCTACATGATCCAGACGATCGCCGAGCTGTGCCTGTCCCCCGTCGGTCTGTCGGTGACCACGAAGATGGCTCCGCAGAAGTACTCCAGCCAGATGCTGGGCGTGTGGTTCCTCGCCGTCACCGCGGGCGACTGCACCACGGGTCTGCTCTCGCTCGCCGGCGTCGACCTGAACGGCACAGGCATCATCGCCCTTCAGGCCGCCCTCGCCGTGGTCGCGGGTGCGGCGATCTGGATGTACCGCAAGAAGGTCCAGGAGCTCATGGGCAACGTCCACTGA
- a CDS encoding peptidase, producing MAAPAAHAEVVDVDYQCQTPIGPKGAVSPIDIKAVKSGSSYKLTMSFEKGVSSSPVELGKGAMNPSALIKLGGADSGTVPVSGPANAEAVPANTPIKINDLSGTYTPKKTGKVTFTAGVLTIKALGTTTTCTPKNNPKPSLEIDVQAAAGGGGGSQSGSGSGELPKTGPLDSAIALGTLGGTVFLAGVAGVLWLTRRGARPAS from the coding sequence ATGGCCGCCCCCGCCGCCCATGCCGAAGTGGTGGACGTGGACTACCAGTGCCAGACGCCGATCGGCCCCAAGGGCGCCGTCTCGCCGATCGACATCAAGGCCGTCAAGAGCGGTAGCTCCTACAAGCTCACGATGTCGTTCGAGAAGGGCGTCTCGTCGAGCCCCGTCGAGCTCGGCAAAGGCGCGATGAACCCGAGCGCGCTGATCAAGCTGGGCGGCGCGGACAGCGGGACCGTGCCGGTGTCGGGACCCGCGAACGCCGAGGCGGTCCCCGCCAACACCCCTATCAAGATCAATGACTTGTCGGGTACGTACACCCCGAAGAAGACGGGCAAGGTCACCTTCACGGCGGGCGTGCTCACCATCAAGGCGCTGGGTACGACCACGACGTGCACACCCAAGAACAACCCGAAGCCGTCCCTCGAAATCGACGTCCAGGCGGCGGCCGGCGGAGGCGGCGGTTCGCAGTCGGGCTCGGGCTCCGGGGAGTTGCCCAAGACCGGCCCGCTCGACTCGGCGATCGCGCTCGGCACGCTCGGCGGCACGGTGTTCCTCGCCGGGGTGGCCGGAGTGCTCTGGCTGACCCGCCGCGGCGCGCGGCCCGCGAGCTGA
- a CDS encoding anti-sigma regulatory factor, giving the protein MSTTRQHPPGDRGPEPDGASSDPSSAPDVSDLRVRTLALGSASGIVPLARDFTRQALYDWGWLPAASADRRAAAEDVLLVVSELVTNACLHAEGPEELRVSSSAKVLRLEVTDRGTGQPAPRTPHRAGRPGGHGMFIVQRLCMDWGVMRIPGMPGKTVWAELAAPS; this is encoded by the coding sequence ATGAGCACCACCCGGCAGCATCCGCCGGGCGACCGTGGCCCCGAGCCGGACGGCGCAAGCTCCGATCCGTCGTCCGCCCCCGATGTGTCCGACCTCCGTGTGCGCACGCTCGCCCTGGGCAGCGCCAGCGGCATCGTCCCGCTCGCACGCGACTTCACCCGGCAGGCGCTGTACGACTGGGGCTGGCTGCCCGCCGCCTCCGCCGACCGCCGCGCCGCCGCCGAGGACGTTCTGCTCGTCGTCTCCGAGCTGGTCACCAACGCCTGCCTGCACGCCGAGGGGCCGGAGGAGCTGCGGGTCTCCAGCAGCGCGAAGGTACTGCGGCTGGAGGTCACCGACCGCGGTACGGGCCAGCCGGCGCCGCGCACCCCGCACCGCGCCGGCCGGCCGGGCGGGCACGGGATGTTCATCGTGCAGCGGCTCTGCATGGACTGGGGAGTGATGCGCATCCCGGGAATGCCGGGCAAGACGGTGTGGGCGGAGCTCGCGGCGCCCTCGTAG
- a CDS encoding STAS domain-containing protein, with the protein MDRKTVESANRGRLRVEVRTEGRSEIVTPRGELDHHTADLLRVPLDEALDQGRTRLVVDCSHLEFCDSTGLNVLLGARLRAEAAGGGVHLAGMLPVVARVFEITGAEAVFTVHDSLGAALVD; encoded by the coding sequence ATGGACCGCAAGACGGTCGAAAGCGCGAATCGGGGCCGGCTTCGGGTCGAGGTCCGCACCGAGGGCCGGAGCGAGATCGTGACACCGCGAGGTGAGCTCGATCACCACACGGCCGATTTGTTGCGTGTGCCACTCGACGAAGCGCTGGACCAGGGCCGGACACGGCTTGTGGTCGACTGCTCACACCTCGAGTTCTGCGACTCCACGGGCCTCAATGTGCTGCTCGGTGCCCGGCTCAGGGCCGAGGCGGCCGGGGGAGGGGTCCATCTGGCAGGGATGCTGCCCGTCGTCGCCAGGGTCTTCGAGATCACCGGTGCCGAGGCGGTCTTCACCGTCCATGACTCGCTCGGGGCGGCGCTGGTCGACTGA
- a CDS encoding RNA polymerase sigma factor SigF, which yields MSPRLDETRTPHAPSTRQHDHLEDPAHPGHTPTEHAGHAGHADLGELELPVIPPFDEVGPVDARALSKTLFARLEVLEEGTHEYAYVRNTLVELNLALVKFAAGRFRSRSEPMEDIIQVGTIGLIKAIDRFELSRGVEFPTFAMPTIVGEIKRFFRDTSWSVRVPRRLQELRLDLAKAGDELAQQLDRAPTVAELAERLGLSNDEVVEGMAASNAYTASSLDAQPEEDETEGALADRIGYEDHGLEGIEYIESLKPLIASLPARDRTILSLRFVAGMTQSEIGEELGISQMHVSRLLSRTLRRLRKGLTVEE from the coding sequence ATGTCACCCCGGCTCGACGAAACGCGTACCCCCCACGCGCCGTCGACACGTCAGCACGATCACCTCGAAGACCCCGCACACCCCGGGCACACGCCGACCGAGCACGCCGGGCACGCCGGGCATGCCGACCTCGGTGAGCTCGAACTCCCGGTGATCCCACCGTTCGACGAGGTCGGACCCGTGGACGCCCGGGCGCTTTCCAAGACGCTCTTCGCCCGCCTCGAAGTCCTCGAGGAAGGCACCCACGAGTACGCGTACGTCCGCAACACGCTCGTCGAACTCAACCTGGCCCTGGTCAAGTTCGCCGCCGGCCGGTTCCGCTCCCGCAGCGAGCCGATGGAGGACATCATCCAGGTGGGCACGATCGGCCTGATCAAGGCGATCGACCGCTTCGAGCTCAGCCGGGGCGTCGAGTTCCCCACCTTCGCGATGCCGACCATCGTCGGCGAGATCAAGCGCTTCTTCCGCGACACGTCCTGGTCCGTGCGGGTGCCACGGCGGCTCCAGGAGCTCCGCCTCGACCTCGCGAAGGCGGGCGACGAGCTGGCCCAGCAGCTCGACCGCGCGCCGACGGTCGCGGAGCTCGCGGAGCGGCTCGGCCTCAGCAACGACGAGGTCGTCGAGGGCATGGCGGCGAGCAACGCGTACACGGCGAGCTCGCTGGACGCCCAGCCCGAGGAGGACGAGACCGAGGGCGCCCTCGCGGACCGCATCGGGTACGAGGACCACGGCCTCGAAGGCATCGAGTACATCGAGTCGCTGAAGCCGCTCATCGCCTCGCTTCCCGCGCGCGACCGCACGATCCTGTCGCTCCGCTTCGTCGCCGGCATGACGCAGTCGGAGATCGGCGAGGAGCTCGGCATCTCGCAGATGCATGTGTCGCGGCTGCTCTCGCGCACACTGCGGAGACTCAGGAAGGGGCTCACGGTCGAGGAGTGA
- a CDS encoding DegT/DnrJ/EryC1/StrS family aminotransferase, which produces MRDRLGRECLYVPSCRLGLYVALRHWCRPGGRVLMSPVNDDVIFFVVLAAGLRPVQAPLDPRDGSIDLRAVPDAVWHGLSAVLTTNLYGNPDPAPELRARCDASGIPLLEDAAHAIGSRVGGRPVGSYGDASVFSLSKHTAAKTGGFLTVADPALRGALEEARDDLLAPSRLASELTYALRPYAEAGVRGLRLVRAARAVMRLLGMAEREEIRMPLRADELKQAMAEAPALGPFHSWVRVDMHDYRIAPGAARHSRTARLLDRLDDRLAAHLAGTRRLSESPWAAAGPGPVQPLFRVPLLVEDRDAAIAALARHRITTGYLYDPPLDDYASGLFTDPSPAPAAARWFARHALPADPLRAERIIAVLRESGARPAGVPAECRPGGDGG; this is translated from the coding sequence ATGCGCGACCGCCTCGGCAGGGAATGCCTGTACGTGCCGTCGTGCCGGCTCGGGCTGTACGTGGCGCTGCGGCACTGGTGCCGGCCGGGCGGACGGGTGCTGATGTCGCCCGTCAACGACGACGTCATCTTCTTCGTGGTGCTCGCCGCCGGGTTGCGTCCCGTGCAGGCACCGCTCGATCCGCGCGACGGCTCCATCGACCTGCGCGCCGTACCCGACGCGGTGTGGCACGGACTGTCCGCGGTCCTCACGACGAATCTGTACGGCAATCCGGACCCGGCGCCGGAACTGCGCGCCCGCTGCGACGCGTCGGGCATCCCCCTGCTGGAGGACGCGGCGCACGCGATCGGGTCGCGGGTGGGCGGGCGGCCGGTCGGTTCCTACGGCGACGCCTCGGTCTTCAGCCTTTCCAAGCACACGGCGGCGAAGACCGGGGGCTTCCTGACCGTCGCCGACCCGGCGCTGCGCGGTGCGCTGGAGGAGGCGCGCGACGACCTCCTCGCACCGTCCCGCCTCGCCTCCGAACTCACCTACGCCTTACGGCCGTACGCGGAGGCCGGTGTCCGCGGGCTGCGGCTCGTGAGAGCGGCGCGGGCGGTGATGCGGCTGCTCGGGATGGCGGAGCGCGAGGAGATCCGCATGCCGCTGCGGGCGGACGAGCTGAAGCAGGCGATGGCGGAGGCGCCCGCGCTCGGACCGTTCCACTCCTGGGTGCGGGTCGACATGCACGACTACCGGATCGCGCCGGGAGCCGCCCGGCACAGCCGAACGGCCCGGCTGCTCGACCGGCTCGACGACCGCCTCGCCGCGCATCTCGCCGGGACACGCCGGCTGTCGGAGAGTCCGTGGGCCGCCGCGGGACCCGGCCCGGTGCAGCCGCTGTTCCGGGTCCCGCTCCTCGTCGAGGACCGTGACGCCGCGATCGCCGCCCTCGCCCGCCACCGGATCACCACGGGCTACCTCTACGACCCGCCCCTCGACGACTACGCGTCCGGCCTCTTCACCGATCCGTCGCCCGCCCCCGCAGCCGCCCGCTGGTTCGCCCGGCACGCTCTCCCGGCCGATCCGCTGCGGGCGGAGCGGATCATCGCGGTGCTGCGGGAGTCGGGGGCGCGCCCGGCGGGTGTCCCGGCAGAGTGCCGGCCCGGCGGGGACGGTGGCTGA
- a CDS encoding lipopolysaccharide biosynthesis protein, whose translation MAEASRLREPEEAAAEEAAAEEPAAGEAPRGGEADSPPDGGGDSMFRNAYALMLSTGVSAGLGLGFWLVAARYYTEEAVGQGSAAIAAMRLLASVTATTMIGAVVRYVPRAGRTTGPLVWRAYAVSSAVVCLACAVFLVTLDLWGPSYAPLRGPVAGLVFTAACVAWALLTLQDGVLTGLRKAVWVPVGNAVFSVGKLLLLAAFATAMPVLGVFVSWAAAIGLSVLPLGWLVFRRLIPRQAAADHDREPPRLRDIGRFLAGDSVGALFSLAMINLLPVMVAVRFDAAHNGFFYIAYTVGGTMEFMAINMASSLTAHASHSPETLAEGVRGALRRMAVLLVPVVLVLIVFAPQILAPFGPDYAAHGTTVLRLLAAAALPRVVVELYIGVLRVQGRTGVLAALQGVMCTLVLGSAAVLLGPAGISGAGLAMLLSMTVMALVSAPGIGAALKGRGPRRRPVRRRRSAGEEYEYGTSWARAAAERPPDAAYPRGVHDTPAPAFGTPARAPDAPVSGRGRAV comes from the coding sequence GTGGCTGAGGCGTCGCGGCTGCGCGAGCCCGAGGAGGCGGCGGCCGAGGAGGCAGCGGCCGAGGAGCCGGCGGCCGGGGAGGCGCCGCGCGGCGGCGAGGCGGACTCCCCGCCCGACGGCGGCGGGGACTCGATGTTCCGCAACGCCTACGCGCTGATGCTCTCGACCGGGGTCTCGGCCGGGCTCGGGCTCGGCTTCTGGCTGGTGGCCGCCCGCTACTACACCGAGGAGGCCGTCGGGCAGGGCTCCGCGGCGATCGCCGCGATGAGGCTGCTCGCGTCGGTCACGGCGACGACGATGATCGGGGCCGTCGTGCGGTACGTGCCGCGGGCGGGCCGGACGACCGGGCCGCTGGTGTGGCGTGCGTACGCGGTGAGTTCGGCCGTCGTCTGCCTGGCGTGCGCCGTCTTCCTGGTCACGCTGGACCTGTGGGGGCCCTCGTACGCACCGCTGCGCGGGCCGGTCGCCGGGCTCGTCTTCACCGCCGCCTGCGTCGCCTGGGCGCTGCTGACCCTCCAGGACGGGGTGCTGACGGGGCTGCGCAAGGCGGTGTGGGTGCCCGTCGGCAACGCCGTGTTCTCCGTCGGCAAGCTGCTGCTGCTCGCCGCGTTCGCCACCGCCATGCCCGTGCTCGGCGTGTTCGTCTCGTGGGCGGCGGCCATCGGACTGTCCGTACTGCCCCTCGGCTGGCTGGTCTTCCGCCGGCTCATCCCCCGCCAGGCCGCCGCCGACCACGACCGGGAGCCGCCGCGGCTCCGGGACATCGGCCGCTTCCTGGCCGGGGACTCGGTCGGAGCGCTCTTCTCCCTGGCGATGATCAACCTGCTGCCGGTGATGGTCGCCGTCCGCTTCGACGCCGCGCACAACGGCTTCTTCTACATCGCCTACACCGTCGGCGGGACGATGGAGTTCATGGCCATCAACATGGCCTCCTCGCTCACCGCGCACGCCTCGCACAGCCCCGAGACCCTCGCCGAGGGGGTGCGCGGTGCGCTGCGGCGGATGGCGGTGCTGCTCGTGCCGGTCGTCCTCGTCCTGATCGTCTTCGCGCCGCAGATCCTCGCCCCGTTCGGGCCCGACTACGCCGCCCACGGCACGACCGTCCTGCGGCTGCTCGCGGCCGCCGCGCTGCCCCGCGTCGTCGTCGAGCTCTACATCGGGGTGCTGCGCGTCCAGGGGCGTACGGGCGTGCTCGCCGCGCTCCAGGGGGTGATGTGCACGCTGGTGCTGGGCAGCGCGGCGGTGCTGCTCGGGCCCGCCGGGATCTCCGGGGCAGGGCTGGCGATGCTGCTCTCGATGACGGTGATGGCCCTCGTCTCCGCGCCGGGAATCGGTGCGGCGCTGAAGGGACGCGGGCCGCGGCGGCGCCCCGTGCGGCGGCGCCGGTCCGCCGGCGAGGAGTACGAGTACGGCACGTCCTGGGCCCGTGCGGCCGCCGAGCGGCCCCCTGACGCGGCGTACCCGCGGGGGGTCCATGACACCCCGGCCCCCGCCTTCGGCACCCCCGCCCGCGCGCCGGACGCGCCCGTCAGCGGCCGGGGACGGGCTGTCTGA
- a CDS encoding glycosyl hydrolase → MRGRTPRVRRQAAASHGTYAALVLATVGALLAGLGVWWIARTDAAGREDDAGPSGRGHGLPGNAASGALPEGPCAPTEELEPRCGAWWGAYVPYAPGGSLTEAVYAFEKKIGRRLDLVYNYHDMSDTPLDGELLTADEQELGRDRLLMLAWESTVWTEPHHAGWTETQLGWKNIASGRYDRDVIDPQARRIKAYGKRLFLSFDQEADFRIKEGAGTPEEFVAAYRHIHDRFEELGVTNVVWVWTVSGYLGHAEQMERLYPGDEYVDWIGMDQYNYYLCHKSPNWLDFDRSQRPSYDWLREHISGGKPVMLAEFATAPDPLQPRRQRDWYARIPETAPTMPRVRALVQWNRPVPGAGCDLTVNTGPGLEGYREAGRAAYFRQPVPGR, encoded by the coding sequence ATGAGGGGGCGGACACCGCGGGTGCGGCGCCAGGCCGCGGCGTCGCACGGCACGTACGCCGCGCTCGTCCTGGCCACCGTCGGCGCGCTGCTCGCCGGGCTCGGGGTGTGGTGGATCGCCCGGACCGACGCGGCCGGGAGGGAGGACGACGCCGGGCCCTCGGGCCGCGGTCACGGACTTCCCGGCAACGCGGCCTCGGGCGCGCTCCCCGAAGGACCCTGCGCCCCCACCGAGGAGCTGGAGCCGCGCTGCGGGGCCTGGTGGGGTGCGTACGTCCCGTACGCACCGGGCGGCTCGCTCACCGAGGCCGTGTACGCCTTCGAGAAGAAGATCGGCCGCAGGCTCGATCTCGTCTACAACTACCACGACATGTCGGACACCCCGCTCGACGGCGAACTCCTCACCGCCGACGAGCAGGAGCTCGGCCGGGACCGGCTGCTGATGCTGGCCTGGGAGTCCACCGTGTGGACCGAGCCGCACCACGCCGGCTGGACCGAGACCCAGCTGGGCTGGAAGAACATCGCCTCCGGGCGGTACGACCGCGATGTCATCGATCCGCAGGCCCGCCGCATCAAGGCGTACGGCAAGCGCCTCTTCCTCTCCTTCGACCAGGAGGCCGACTTCCGGATCAAGGAGGGCGCGGGGACCCCGGAGGAGTTCGTCGCCGCCTACCGGCACATCCACGACCGGTTCGAGGAGCTCGGCGTCACCAACGTGGTGTGGGTGTGGACCGTCTCCGGCTATCTCGGCCACGCCGAGCAGATGGAGCGGCTCTATCCGGGAGACGAGTACGTCGACTGGATCGGCATGGACCAGTACAACTACTACCTCTGCCACAAGTCGCCGAACTGGCTGGACTTCGACCGCAGTCAGCGGCCCTCGTACGACTGGCTGCGCGAGCACATATCCGGTGGGAAGCCCGTCATGCTCGCCGAGTTCGCCACCGCGCCCGACCCGCTCCAGCCGCGCCGCCAGCGCGACTGGTACGCGCGGATCCCGGAGACCGCCCCGACCATGCCCCGGGTGAGGGCACTGGTGCAGTGGAACCGTCCGGTGCCGGGCGCGGGTTGTGATCTGACGGTCAACACCGGTCCCGGCCTGGAGGGTTACCGCGAGGCCGGCCGGGCCGCGTACTTCAGACAGCCCGTCCCCGGCCGCTGA
- a CDS encoding polysaccharide deacetylase family protein, translated as MSTTPRLRVPVLLYHAVMEDPPEWIAEFTVGTKEFGAQLDAIVASGRTPVTIGALSDHLAGRGELPPRPVVLTFDDGFADLPGPTAEALASRALPATAYLTTGAITPGVRSLLPPAPMMTLAQAPLLERYGLEVGAHTVTHPQLDTLDPQRLRHELRHAKAVLEDTLGHEVRHLAYPHGYNSRAVRRAARAAGYESAVAVRHALSSGTDEAYRIARLILRRGHTVADVEAWMEGEGARVAPYPDSLPTMGWRLYRRTRAVVRGPEFAG; from the coding sequence ATGAGCACGACCCCACGACTCCGTGTCCCCGTGCTGCTCTACCACGCCGTGATGGAGGACCCACCGGAGTGGATCGCCGAATTCACGGTGGGGACCAAGGAGTTCGGCGCCCAGCTCGACGCGATCGTCGCCAGCGGCCGGACCCCGGTGACCATCGGCGCGCTCTCCGACCACCTCGCCGGGCGCGGTGAGCTCCCGCCCAGGCCCGTCGTCCTCACCTTCGACGACGGCTTCGCCGATCTGCCGGGCCCGACCGCCGAGGCGCTCGCGTCCCGTGCCCTGCCCGCCACCGCGTATCTCACCACGGGCGCCATCACCCCCGGTGTCCGCAGCCTGCTGCCGCCCGCCCCGATGATGACGCTGGCGCAGGCACCGCTGCTGGAGCGGTACGGCCTGGAGGTCGGGGCGCACACGGTCACGCACCCGCAGCTGGACACCCTGGACCCGCAGCGGCTGCGGCACGAACTGCGCCATGCGAAGGCCGTCCTGGAGGACACCCTCGGCCACGAGGTGCGCCATCTCGCCTATCCGCACGGCTACAACAGCCGCGCCGTGCGCCGGGCCGCCCGCGCGGCCGGATACGAGTCCGCGGTCGCCGTGCGCCACGCACTGAGCTCCGGGACGGACGAGGCGTACCGCATAGCCCGGCTCATCCTGCGCCGCGGCCACACCGTCGCCGATGTCGAGGCATGGATGGAGGGCGAGGGCGCACGGGTCGCTCCGTACCCGGACTCGCTGCCGACGATGGGCTGGCGCCTGTACAGGAGGACGCGGGCCGTGGTGAGGGGGCCGGAGTTCGCCGGCTGA
- a CDS encoding glycosyltransferase: protein MLQIAELDLDTIDFDRRGTARGVDPIDVGALGPDGPGGSDGPGDAGVLALRPGPGGPPLTAGAVYVLVRLRGRPVATLTGTVPEGADPASALAALARERLRGTRPPAPERYGGLPRTSVVVATRERAGRLARALDSLLAQDHPDFEIVVVDNAPATDATRDLVEKKYAGAVRYVHEPVPGLAVAHNRGIAAADGAVLAFTDDDVIADPHWLTALSAPFADDPRIGCATGLILPARLTTPAQILLEGHGGFAKGFAPRTYDPARPPADEPLFPFTAGRFGSGANMAFRARALKAVGGFDPATGTGTPARGGDDLYAFVRILAAGHRLRYTPDALVWHHHRETPQDLRNQAYGYGAGLTAYLTAVLARRPALLPALLARLPRGLAHARAMTARREGGHGVPGQHGAHHHPWPRGLSRLERRGMLYGPLGYARARRQVRGLPLPWEEQ from the coding sequence ATGCTCCAGATCGCCGAACTCGACCTCGACACGATCGACTTCGACCGGCGCGGGACCGCGCGCGGCGTCGACCCGATCGACGTCGGCGCACTCGGCCCGGACGGGCCGGGTGGCAGCGACGGGCCAGGGGACGCCGGCGTGCTCGCCCTCCGGCCCGGCCCCGGAGGCCCGCCCCTCACGGCCGGCGCGGTGTACGTCCTCGTGCGTCTGCGCGGGCGCCCCGTCGCCACCCTCACCGGGACGGTCCCCGAGGGCGCCGACCCCGCCTCCGCCCTCGCCGCGCTCGCCCGCGAGCGGCTGCGCGGCACCCGGCCGCCCGCGCCCGAGCGGTACGGCGGGCTGCCGCGTACCAGCGTCGTCGTCGCCACCCGTGAGCGCGCCGGCCGGCTCGCCAGGGCGCTCGACTCGCTCCTCGCCCAGGACCACCCGGACTTCGAGATCGTCGTCGTCGACAACGCACCGGCCACCGACGCCACCCGGGATCTGGTCGAGAAGAAGTACGCGGGCGCCGTGCGGTACGTCCACGAGCCCGTGCCCGGGCTCGCCGTCGCGCACAACCGGGGCATCGCCGCCGCGGACGGTGCCGTGCTCGCCTTCACCGACGACGACGTCATCGCCGACCCGCACTGGCTGACCGCGCTCAGCGCGCCCTTCGCCGACGACCCCCGCATCGGCTGTGCGACCGGGCTGATCCTCCCCGCGCGGCTCACGACACCCGCGCAGATACTGCTCGAAGGCCATGGCGGCTTCGCCAAGGGCTTCGCACCGCGCACCTACGACCCGGCGCGGCCGCCCGCCGACGAGCCGCTGTTCCCGTTCACGGCGGGGCGCTTCGGGTCCGGTGCCAACATGGCGTTCCGGGCCCGGGCGCTCAAGGCGGTCGGTGGATTCGACCCGGCCACCGGCACCGGCACACCCGCCCGCGGCGGCGACGACCTGTACGCGTTCGTGCGGATCCTCGCCGCGGGCCACCGGCTGCGCTACACCCCGGACGCGCTCGTCTGGCATCACCACCGGGAGACCCCGCAGGACCTGCGCAACCAGGCGTACGGCTACGGCGCCGGGCTCACGGCGTATCTCACCGCGGTCCTCGCCCGCAGGCCCGCGCTGCTCCCCGCACTGCTCGCCCGGCTGCCCCGCGGCCTCGCCCACGCCCGTGCGATGACCGCCCGGCGCGAAGGCGGCCACGGCGTCCCCGGGCAGCACGGCGCACACCACCACCCGTGGCCTCGCGGCCTCTCCCGGCTGGAGCGGCGCGGGATGCTGTACGGGCCGCTCGGGTACGCCAGGGCCCGCCGACAGGTGCGCGGACTGCCTCTGCCCTGGGAGGAGCAATGA